Proteins encoded in a region of the Chloroflexota bacterium genome:
- the dnaK gene encoding molecular chaperone DnaK — protein MGKAVGIDLGTTFSEVAVVQGGEPVVIPSAEGGNTIPSVVAISKTGERLVGQVARRQAIVNPENTVYSIKRFMGRRWGEPAGRELPVEEDARRKTYKVTKAPNNDVRVLMGGKEYSPPEISAMILQKLKTDAEAYLGEPVTDAVITVPAYFNDSQRQATKDAGKIAGLNVLRIINEPTAAALAYGLDKKGEERIAVYDLGGGTFDISILEIGEGTFQVKSTSGDTHLGGDDFDQRVMDWLCDEYKRDQGVDLRQDKMALQRLKEAAEKAKIELSTVQQTEINLPFITADASGPKHLNITLTRAKLEQLVMDLVDKTLGPCRQALTDAGKTSAQIDEVILVGGQTRMPLVQKKVKEFFGKEPNKGVNPDEVVAIGAAIQAGVLKGEVRDVLLLDVTPLTLGIETLGGVMTPLITRNTTVPTAKSEVFTTAADSQPSVEIHVLQGERPMAKENKTIGRFMLDGILPAPRGMPQIEVTFDIDANGILNVSARDKGTGREQKITITASSGLSKEEVEKMVREAELHADEDRRKREEAETRNMADNMAYNAEKTMREQGDKIPADLRSEVEGKIAGVRTALQGTDAQQVRRAVDELQASLQKVGAAVYGQAGAGAGRPPGDAPPGEPPPDGTVEGEFREV, from the coding sequence ATGGGAAAGGCTGTCGGAATTGATCTAGGAACTACTTTCAGTGAAGTGGCAGTGGTGCAGGGTGGGGAACCGGTGGTTATTCCTTCTGCTGAAGGCGGTAACACCATTCCTTCGGTAGTGGCCATAAGCAAGACTGGGGAACGACTGGTAGGGCAAGTAGCCAGGCGTCAGGCGATCGTGAATCCAGAGAATACTGTTTACAGCATCAAGAGATTCATGGGTCGTAGGTGGGGAGAGCCAGCGGGGCGAGAGTTGCCGGTGGAGGAAGATGCCCGCCGTAAGACCTACAAGGTGACGAAGGCACCTAACAACGATGTGCGGGTGTTGATGGGAGGCAAAGAGTACAGTCCGCCGGAAATATCGGCCATGATTCTGCAGAAGTTGAAGACAGATGCGGAGGCTTACCTGGGTGAGCCGGTCACGGACGCAGTGATCACGGTGCCGGCTTACTTCAATGACTCCCAACGGCAGGCAACCAAAGACGCTGGCAAAATCGCTGGTCTCAACGTGCTGAGAATAATCAATGAGCCAACGGCGGCCGCTCTGGCCTACGGATTGGATAAGAAGGGAGAGGAGAGGATCGCTGTCTATGACCTGGGTGGTGGTACCTTTGATATCTCTATTCTGGAGATTGGCGAGGGCACCTTCCAGGTCAAGTCTACCAGCGGTGATACTCATCTGGGTGGTGATGACTTTGACCAGAGAGTCATGGACTGGCTATGCGACGAGTACAAGCGAGACCAGGGTGTAGACCTGAGGCAGGATAAGATGGCTCTACAGCGGCTTAAGGAAGCTGCCGAGAAGGCCAAAATTGAGCTCTCCACCGTCCAGCAGACGGAGATAAACCTTCCCTTTATTACGGCTGATGCCAGCGGCCCGAAGCATCTGAACATTACCCTGACTCGGGCGAAGCTGGAGCAGTTGGTAATGGACCTGGTGGATAAGACCCTGGGCCCCTGTCGCCAGGCCCTGACTGATGCTGGGAAGACCTCAGCCCAGATTGACGAGGTGATCCTCGTTGGCGGTCAGACGAGAATGCCCCTGGTGCAGAAAAAGGTGAAGGAATTTTTCGGTAAAGAACCGAACAAGGGCGTTAACCCGGATGAGGTAGTAGCCATCGGGGCTGCTATCCAAGCCGGGGTTCTCAAGGGAGAGGTCAGGGATGTACTGCTTCTGGATGTGACCCCTCTTACCCTGGGTATTGAAACCCTGGGTGGGGTGATGACACCGCTTATCACCCGCAATACCACCGTTCCCACCGCCAAGAGTGAGGTATTCACCACGGCAGCAGATAGCCAACCCAGCGTGGAGATACATGTACTCCAGGGTGAGCGACCCATGGCGAAGGAGAACAAAACCATCGGACGTTTCATGCTGGATGGCATTCTGCCGGCACCGAGAGGCATGCCGCAGATCGAGGTCACCTTCGATATAGATGCCAACGGCATTCTGAACGTGTCGGCCAGAGATAAAGGCACCGGACGCGAACAAAAGATCACTATCACGGCTTCCTCCGGTCTCTCCAAGGAAGAGGTGGAAAAGATGGTGCGGGAGGCGGAGTTACACGCTGATGAGGACCGCAGGAAGAGGGAAGAGGCGGAAACCAGGAACATGGCCGATAACATGGCCTACAACGCCGAGAAGACCATGCGGGAACAGGGCGACAAGATACCGGCCGACCTGCGCTCGGAAGTCGAGGGCAAGATCGCTGGAGTCCGCACGGCACTCCAGGGTACGGATGCCCAGCAGGTACGGCGCGCCGTGGATGAACTGCAAGCGTCGCTTCAGAAAGTGGGCGCCGCTGTCTACGGCCAGGCCGGTGCGGGTGCAGGCAGACCTCCTGGCGATGCACCTCCGGGGGAACCGCCGCCTGATGGCACGGTGGAAGGGGAGTTCAGAGAGGTATAA
- a CDS encoding acetone carboxylase subunit gamma, translating into MEYSKQDLKDLYDGKLPWEKVKEIMSRPKDDDRFDKYVEILQERVKWPERILLPIGEHLYIVEKGGERIVKCDCGHEFGDYRRNWKLSALIFARDTREKLEEIYPGVRCPDPNFCEVREYCCPGCASLLKVESVPVGYPIIFDFLPDIDAFYRDWLGRPLSNEKEFKDVSYGVTREWGRQHDRTCR; encoded by the coding sequence ATGGAATATAGCAAACAGGATTTGAAAGACCTATACGACGGCAAGCTTCCTTGGGAGAAGGTCAAGGAGATCATGAGTCGGCCCAAGGACGACGACCGGTTTGACAAGTATGTCGAGATACTCCAAGAGCGCGTGAAATGGCCCGAGAGAATTCTGCTGCCGATCGGAGAGCACCTCTACATCGTTGAAAAGGGTGGAGAGCGGATTGTGAAATGCGATTGCGGACACGAGTTCGGTGACTACAGACGGAACTGGAAGCTGAGCGCTCTCATCTTTGCAAGAGACACCCGTGAGAAGCTGGAAGAGATATATCCAGGTGTAAGGTGCCCTGACCCAAACTTTTGTGAAGTACGAGAGTATTGTTGTCCTGGCTGCGCTAGCCTACTCAAGGTGGAGAGCGTACCGGTGGGCTACCCGATCATTTTTGATTTTCTTCCGGACATAGACGCTTTCTATCGCGACTGGCTTGGAAGACCTCTTTCGAACGAGAAGGAGTTCAAAGATGTGAGCTACGGGGTCACCAGGGAATGGGGCCGGCAGCATGATCGGACCTGCCGCTGA
- a CDS encoding ABC transporter substrate-binding protein — protein MSRIAKTVTVLLLVPVLLAGLFVGCANGKEAEGVTITIGELTDLTGPASTALRPIHYVIEDVIRHYNDEAVIPGVKIKLATYNTHYDPARTLPGWDWLKGKGAKFVITIMAADALLLKSRAEEEKTPISCMGTTIELLEPPGWVFSFSTTPGWNTKTILKWIAEHEWDGQQPAKIGYCGWAQPHDQEVAKAMREYCQEYQGQFELVGTYLPPVGTMSFVSEAQKLKGCDYVFSVAGMAVGNVMRDYFAVGGKGKLVDPVGVLSADQGYLSDLLGWSAIDGWLTILTALTFTTRTSITTFLYDLLRRYRSPAQVERIMHDGGYAAPGHQVIPMLEVLKKAAQEVGIENLDGQAYYNAALTYKTTWEDYPEWGFSNTKRYLMNQLAIHKYSAEKKDLVWVSGWEPIVK, from the coding sequence GTGAGCCGTATTGCGAAAACCGTAACGGTGTTGCTGCTGGTCCCGGTGCTTCTGGCGGGTCTTTTCGTAGGCTGTGCTAATGGTAAAGAAGCCGAAGGTGTGACCATCACCATAGGAGAACTGACTGATCTTACAGGGCCAGCCTCGACCGCCTTGAGGCCAATACACTATGTAATTGAGGATGTAATCAGGCACTACAATGATGAAGCAGTCATCCCTGGGGTGAAAATAAAGCTGGCTACTTATAATACCCATTATGACCCTGCCAGGACACTGCCTGGGTGGGACTGGCTGAAAGGCAAGGGAGCAAAGTTTGTGATCACAATAATGGCAGCGGATGCTTTGCTGCTGAAGTCTCGTGCTGAAGAAGAGAAGACGCCGATAAGTTGCATGGGTACAACTATAGAACTGTTGGAGCCTCCTGGATGGGTATTTTCCTTCTCCACTACGCCTGGATGGAATACCAAGACTATCCTGAAATGGATTGCAGAGCATGAATGGGATGGCCAACAGCCTGCCAAAATTGGCTATTGTGGTTGGGCGCAGCCCCACGACCAAGAAGTAGCGAAAGCGATGAGGGAGTATTGCCAGGAGTACCAGGGGCAGTTTGAGCTCGTCGGTACCTATCTGCCACCTGTGGGAACAATGTCCTTCGTAAGTGAGGCACAGAAGTTGAAGGGTTGTGATTACGTGTTCTCGGTGGCAGGAATGGCCGTTGGAAATGTCATGAGGGACTACTTCGCTGTGGGTGGCAAGGGAAAGCTTGTGGATCCGGTGGGTGTCCTGTCCGCTGACCAGGGTTATCTCAGTGACCTGCTCGGCTGGAGTGCCATCGACGGATGGCTGACCATTCTTACGGCTCTAACCTTTACGACTCGTACAAGCATAACCACCTTCCTGTATGACCTGCTTCGCAGATATCGCTCCCCGGCGCAGGTGGAGAGAATCATGCACGATGGCGGCTACGCTGCGCCGGGTCACCAGGTGATTCCGATGCTCGAAGTTCTGAAGAAGGCAGCGCAAGAGGTGGGGATCGAGAACCTTGACGGCCAAGCCTACTACAATGCAGCGCTGACATATAAGACAACGTGGGAGGACTACCCTGAATGGGGTTTCAGCAACACGAAGCGGTATTTGATGAATCAACTGGCGATACATAAATACAGCGCAGAGAAGAAGGACCTGGTCTGGGTTAGCGGATGGGAGCCCATTGTAAAATGA
- a CDS encoding MerR family transcriptional regulator, whose amino-acid sequence MREVSGVYVMRVASMLTGMHPQTLRRYERVGLVRPSRSNMLRLYSDEDVARLKMIKHLVDEVGLNLAGVELALTMYDSILDMKRELAAAEIDGELGQRLTDLLDEMLETLGVEQ is encoded by the coding sequence ATGAGAGAGGTTTCTGGCGTTTACGTCATGAGGGTAGCTTCGATGCTGACGGGGATGCACCCGCAGACCTTGCGTAGATATGAGCGAGTGGGGCTGGTGAGACCGTCGCGCAGTAATATGCTGCGGCTGTACTCGGACGAGGACGTTGCCCGCCTCAAAATGATTAAGCACCTGGTGGATGAGGTGGGGTTGAACCTGGCTGGCGTAGAACTGGCGCTCACCATGTATGACAGTATCCTCGATATGAAGAGGGAACTGGCTGCGGCTGAGATTGATGGTGAGTTGGGACAGCGGCTGACGGATCTGCTCGATGAGATGCTGGAGACTCTGGGGGTAGAGCAATAA